The following are from one region of the Thermomicrobiales bacterium genome:
- a CDS encoding DNA-3-methyladenine glycosylase has protein sequence MAGWLAASWFAADVVTVARELIGRRLSVGGTTCAIILETEAYGGPDDSASHAAFRPGGRAALMAAEAGHIYVYAAYGVYPCFNIVTGPVGEASAVLLRSVQIVGTPRSINGPGRTSRALGISLADHGRQVPDARFSVSVDRLPCRIVQTPRIGITRGVDVPWRFVGQVMAGAI, from the coding sequence ATGGCAGGTTGGCTCGCCGCGTCCTGGTTTGCGGCCGATGTCGTGACGGTGGCACGCGAGCTGATCGGACGACGACTGTCGGTCGGCGGGACGACCTGTGCGATCATCCTGGAGACCGAGGCGTACGGAGGTCCGGATGATTCTGCGTCGCACGCAGCCTTTCGTCCGGGCGGCCGTGCAGCGCTCATGGCGGCTGAGGCCGGGCACATCTATGTCTACGCTGCCTACGGTGTCTATCCGTGCTTCAACATCGTAACTGGTCCGGTTGGTGAAGCATCGGCAGTGTTGCTGCGCAGCGTGCAGATCGTGGGTACACCCAGATCGATCAACGGACCGGGTCGTACCAGTCGGGCGCTGGGTATCTCGCTGGCCGACCACGGTCGACAGGTGCCGGACGCGCGATTTTCGGTCAGTGTTGATCGACTGCCGTGCCGCATTGTACAAACGCCCAGAATCGGGATTACTCGCGGTGTTGATGTCCCGTGGCGCTTTGTCGGTCAGGTAATGGCAGGAGCAATCTGA
- a CDS encoding valine--tRNA ligase: MTTDEQMNEAGGLAKAYDPSSSEARWYEFWHSRGYFKPIDRGQGPYVVVMPPPNVTGELHMGHALFSSVEDLMTRYHRMRGFAALWLPGADHAGIAGQWVVEKELAKENLTRHDLGREEFISRVWDWMESYQERIKGQLQSLGASCDWSRYVFTMDPGPARAVRVAFKHLYDKGLIYRGERLISWCPRCMTALSDLEVIHEEEQSFLWHLRYPLASGEGVIEVATTRPETMLGDTAVAVHPDDARYSDLIGQELSLPILGRRIPIVADASVDREFGSGAVKVTPAHDPNDFEIGQRHDLPKITVMNLDGTMNAEAGEFEGLTIAEAREAVVKRLDRDGALERVEPHTHSVGHCDRCGTVVEPLISKQWFVQMEPLARPAIDVVKSGEVKFYPARFASVYLNWMEHPRLVYLTTAVVGPPHSIWYCDDCGEVTATDLELLTECPACASTNIRQDPDVLDTWFSSGLWPFSTLGWPEQTPDLEMYYPGHLMETGYDIIFHWVARMIFFGIELMGEPPFRDVYLHGTVRDQHGQRMSKTKGNVLDPTTITAEYGTDALRFALLTASGPGSDLKLSIERVESMRNFANKLFNATRFALRAIEGAEIKRDESGAPLRPADGDLSIPDEWILSRLAATTREVTRQIDEYQLHEAGRSLYEFIWSEFCDWYIEAVKVRLYATPPDPVVPQTLAYVLEQTLTLLHPFMPFVTEELWQQLPHPGDALIVANWPSAGATYADGEAAFELLREAAREIRNARSEHGVDHGRRIKAVIYPGSHRAAFEALAAELQFFGRIDPEAYEIHDGEPEAPGKSAAIVVSGATIYLPLAGMVDLVAEQGRLEKEIAEAEAEIARVDAMLGNAQFVEKAPEKVVAAQRERRERAVERLALLRRSLAELG, encoded by the coding sequence ATGACGACAGACGAGCAAATGAACGAGGCCGGCGGCCTTGCCAAGGCGTACGATCCGTCGTCGAGCGAAGCACGCTGGTACGAGTTCTGGCATTCGCGCGGCTACTTCAAGCCGATCGATCGTGGTCAGGGGCCGTACGTCGTGGTGATGCCGCCGCCGAACGTCACCGGCGAGCTCCACATGGGCCACGCGCTGTTCTCCTCGGTCGAGGATCTGATGACGCGCTACCACCGCATGCGCGGCTTCGCGGCGTTGTGGCTGCCGGGTGCCGACCACGCCGGTATCGCAGGGCAATGGGTGGTCGAGAAGGAGCTGGCTAAGGAGAATCTGACTCGCCATGACCTGGGTCGCGAAGAGTTCATCTCGCGCGTCTGGGACTGGATGGAATCGTATCAGGAACGCATCAAAGGCCAGCTGCAATCGCTCGGCGCGTCGTGCGACTGGTCGCGCTACGTGTTCACGATGGATCCCGGACCGGCTCGTGCTGTGCGCGTCGCGTTCAAGCATCTGTACGACAAGGGGCTGATCTATCGCGGTGAGCGCCTGATCTCCTGGTGCCCGCGCTGCATGACCGCGCTGTCCGACCTTGAGGTGATCCACGAGGAAGAGCAATCGTTTCTCTGGCACCTGCGCTATCCGCTTGCCAGCGGCGAGGGCGTGATTGAGGTCGCGACGACCCGGCCTGAGACGATGCTCGGCGATACAGCCGTCGCGGTTCATCCGGATGACGCGCGATATAGCGACTTGATCGGCCAGGAACTGAGCCTGCCGATTCTGGGTCGGCGCATTCCGATCGTTGCTGACGCTTCCGTGGATCGCGAGTTCGGCAGCGGCGCGGTCAAAGTCACACCGGCGCACGATCCCAACGACTTCGAGATCGGCCAGCGACACGATCTGCCGAAGATCACGGTCATGAATCTCGATGGCACGATGAATGCCGAGGCAGGGGAGTTTGAGGGCCTGACGATCGCCGAAGCGCGCGAGGCGGTTGTCAAGCGCCTGGATCGTGATGGTGCGCTCGAGCGAGTCGAGCCACACACGCATTCAGTCGGGCATTGCGACCGCTGCGGCACCGTGGTTGAGCCGCTAATTTCGAAGCAGTGGTTCGTTCAGATGGAGCCGCTTGCCCGTCCGGCGATTGATGTTGTGAAGTCCGGCGAGGTGAAGTTCTATCCGGCGCGGTTCGCGAGTGTCTATCTCAACTGGATGGAGCATCCACGACTGGTGTATCTCACGACAGCTGTGGTGGGGCCACCGCATTCAATCTGGTATTGCGACGACTGCGGCGAGGTGACTGCCACCGACCTGGAATTGCTGACGGAGTGCCCTGCCTGCGCGTCGACCAATATCCGCCAGGATCCGGACGTTCTTGACACCTGGTTCTCCTCGGGTCTGTGGCCGTTCTCGACGCTGGGCTGGCCGGAACAGACACCGGATCTGGAGATGTACTACCCCGGCCACCTGATGGAGACGGGCTACGACATCATCTTCCACTGGGTTGCCCGCATGATCTTCTTTGGGATCGAGCTCATGGGTGAGCCGCCGTTCCGGGATGTGTACCTGCACGGCACCGTGCGCGATCAGCACGGCCAGCGCATGAGCAAGACCAAGGGTAACGTTCTCGATCCGACGACGATCACCGCCGAGTACGGCACCGATGCGCTGCGGTTTGCGTTGCTGACTGCATCCGGGCCTGGCAGTGACCTGAAGCTGTCGATCGAGCGTGTTGAATCGATGCGCAACTTCGCCAACAAGCTGTTCAACGCGACGCGCTTCGCCTTGCGCGCGATCGAGGGCGCGGAGATCAAGCGCGACGAATCCGGCGCGCCGCTGCGTCCGGCCGACGGCGATCTTTCGATCCCTGACGAGTGGATCCTCAGCCGGTTGGCGGCAACGACGCGCGAGGTGACACGTCAGATCGACGAGTACCAGCTGCACGAGGCCGGCCGGTCTCTGTACGAATTCATCTGGTCGGAGTTCTGCGACTGGTACATCGAGGCCGTGAAGGTGCGGCTGTATGCGACGCCGCCGGATCCGGTCGTGCCGCAAACACTTGCTTACGTGCTGGAGCAGACGCTGACGCTCCTGCATCCGTTCATGCCGTTCGTGACCGAGGAGCTCTGGCAGCAGCTGCCGCATCCCGGCGATGCACTGATCGTCGCGAACTGGCCGAGCGCCGGAGCTACCTACGCTGACGGCGAGGCGGCCTTCGAGCTCTTGCGCGAAGCTGCGCGCGAAATCCGCAACGCTCGCAGCGAGCACGGGGTTGACCACGGACGACGTATTAAGGCGGTGATCTACCCGGGCAGCCATCGGGCTGCGTTCGAAGCGCTTGCTGCCGAGTTGCAGTTCTTTGGCCGGATCGATCCAGAGGCGTACGAGATCCACGATGGCGAGCCGGAGGCACCGGGCAAGAGTGCGGCGATCGTGGTGAGCGGTGCGACGATCTACTTGCCGCTCGCCGGCATGGTCGATCTGGTGGCTGAGCAGGGACGCCTGGAGAAGGAGATCGCTGAGGCTGAGGCGGAGATTGCACGCGTTGATGCCATGCTTGGCAACGCCCAGTTCGTCGAGAAAGCGCCGGAGAAGGTTGTTGCCGCCCAGCGCGAACGCCGCGAGCGCGCGGTCGAGCGGCTGGCGCTGCTGCGCAGGAGTCTCGCGGAGCTCGGCTGA
- the uvrA gene encoding excinuclease ABC subunit UvrA: protein MPTDKIVVRGAREHNLKNIDVEIPRDKFVVLTGLSGSGKSSLAFDTIYAEGQRRYVESLSAYARQFLGQMEKPDVDLIDGLSPAISIDQKGSSRNPRSTVGTVTEIYDHLRLLYARIGHPHCPKCGREISQQSVQQMAESILALEEGSRLLILGPVIRDRKGEHQGVLEQIRKGGFVRVRVDGETRDLEDTIKLAKTKKHTIEVVVDRLVVQHESDEDLHALRIRLIDSLETALRLGEGNVTVQVVDGPELPFSEQFACPVCGISIGEIEPRSFSFNSPHGACPTCTGLGIAMEFDESLIVPDPDLSIANGAIAPWSRPGRDANAWYEAMLQTLAEAKDIPLDVPFRKLSDEQRNIVLQGTGRPTLTVRYTARSGRRRQYTVKYEGVIPYLERRLRQTSSDFIRQEMSQYMASRPCPTCKGARLRPEIIAVTIDDHSIVDIAGMSVQDALNFAERLQSGVLSDRELLIARQVLKEIRERLGFLVDVGLDYLTLNRGAASLSGGEAQRIRLATQIGSRLMGVMYVLDEPSIGLHHRDNARLIGTLEHLRDIGNTLLIVEHDEETMRSADWIIDIGPGAGEHGGHIVAAGTYPEIVANPDSITGDYLSGRRSIPMPEERRIGNGLQLVLRGARENNLKDVTAEFPLGTFICVTGVSGSGKSTLITDTLYRRIAQVLYRAHERPGAFDRLDGIEHIDKVIDIDQSPIGRTPRSNPATYTGVFTHIRELFAAMPEAKTRGYKAGRFSFNVKGGRCEACSGDGIVKIEMQFLPDVYVPCEVCHGKRYNREALEIEYKDKNIADVLDMTVEESLEFFANIPKIRNKMQTLYDVGLGYVHLGQPATQLSGGEAQRVKLASELSRRATGKTLYILDEPTTGLHFADIERLLGVLQRLTDAGNTVLVIEHNLDVIKSADWIIDLGPEGGHRGGQIIAQGTPEEVAAIASSYTGQALQSILSAPAMAAD, encoded by the coding sequence ATGCCGACTGACAAAATCGTTGTACGAGGCGCACGCGAACACAACCTGAAGAACATTGATGTTGAAATACCGCGTGACAAATTCGTCGTCCTCACCGGATTGTCCGGTTCCGGCAAGTCATCACTCGCCTTTGACACTATCTATGCCGAAGGGCAGCGGCGCTACGTAGAGTCGCTCTCCGCATACGCCCGCCAATTCCTGGGGCAGATGGAGAAGCCGGACGTCGACCTGATCGACGGACTCTCTCCGGCCATCTCAATCGACCAGAAGGGCTCCAGCCGCAACCCGCGCTCGACCGTTGGGACCGTCACTGAAATCTATGACCACCTCCGTCTGCTCTACGCACGCATTGGACACCCACATTGCCCGAAGTGTGGTCGCGAGATTTCGCAGCAGTCGGTCCAGCAGATGGCCGAGTCGATTCTGGCGCTCGAAGAGGGCTCGCGGCTACTGATTCTCGGGCCGGTGATTCGCGACCGTAAGGGCGAACATCAGGGCGTCCTGGAGCAGATCCGCAAGGGTGGCTTTGTTCGCGTTCGCGTCGATGGCGAAACACGCGACCTCGAAGACACCATCAAGTTGGCGAAGACCAAGAAGCACACCATCGAGGTCGTCGTCGACCGACTGGTGGTGCAGCATGAATCTGACGAAGACCTCCATGCCCTCCGCATCCGGCTGATCGATTCGCTGGAGACTGCGCTGAGACTCGGCGAGGGCAACGTGACTGTCCAGGTAGTCGACGGGCCGGAGCTGCCGTTCTCCGAACAGTTTGCTTGCCCAGTGTGCGGCATATCGATTGGCGAGATTGAGCCGCGATCTTTCTCGTTCAACAGCCCACACGGTGCGTGCCCGACCTGCACCGGACTCGGCATTGCCATGGAGTTTGATGAATCGCTCATCGTCCCCGATCCGGATCTCAGCATCGCTAATGGTGCGATTGCACCGTGGTCGCGGCCCGGTCGTGACGCCAACGCCTGGTACGAAGCGATGCTGCAGACGCTGGCAGAAGCCAAAGACATCCCGCTGGACGTCCCGTTTCGGAAGTTGAGCGACGAACAGCGGAACATTGTCCTGCAGGGAACTGGCCGCCCAACTCTCACCGTGCGGTACACGGCACGGAGTGGACGGCGGCGACAATACACCGTCAAGTACGAAGGGGTCATCCCCTACCTGGAACGGCGATTGCGCCAGACCTCGTCGGATTTCATCCGCCAGGAGATGTCGCAATATATGGCCTCGCGTCCGTGCCCGACATGTAAGGGCGCGAGACTTCGACCCGAGATCATCGCTGTCACGATCGACGACCACTCGATTGTCGACATCGCCGGCATGTCGGTGCAGGATGCGCTGAATTTTGCTGAGCGCTTACAGTCCGGAGTGTTGTCAGATCGCGAGCTTCTCATCGCCCGCCAGGTTCTGAAGGAAATCCGCGAGCGACTCGGTTTCCTCGTTGATGTCGGCCTCGACTACCTGACACTCAACCGCGGAGCCGCGAGCCTCTCGGGTGGTGAGGCGCAACGCATCCGTCTGGCAACCCAGATCGGCAGCCGCCTGATGGGCGTCATGTACGTGCTGGATGAGCCGTCGATCGGCCTGCACCATCGCGACAACGCGCGGCTGATCGGCACGCTGGAGCACCTGCGTGACATCGGCAATACATTACTCATCGTTGAGCACGATGAAGAGACGATGCGCTCGGCGGACTGGATCATTGACATTGGACCGGGCGCCGGTGAGCACGGCGGCCACATCGTTGCGGCTGGTACCTACCCCGAGATCGTCGCCAACCCGGACTCGATCACCGGAGACTACCTCAGCGGCCGGCGTAGCATTCCGATGCCTGAGGAGCGGCGGATTGGCAACGGCCTTCAGCTCGTCCTGCGCGGAGCACGCGAGAATAACCTGAAGGATGTCACGGCAGAGTTCCCGCTTGGGACGTTCATCTGCGTTACCGGCGTGTCCGGCTCCGGCAAGAGCACGCTCATCACCGACACGCTCTACCGGCGCATCGCACAGGTGCTGTATCGCGCCCACGAGCGACCGGGAGCGTTTGACCGGCTGGACGGTATCGAGCACATCGACAAAGTGATCGATATCGATCAGAGCCCGATCGGACGCACGCCGCGCTCGAACCCTGCGACCTACACCGGCGTCTTCACCCACATCCGCGAGCTGTTCGCTGCGATGCCGGAAGCGAAGACGCGCGGGTATAAGGCGGGACGCTTCTCATTCAACGTCAAGGGCGGACGCTGCGAAGCGTGCTCCGGCGACGGCATAGTCAAGATCGAGATGCAGTTCCTGCCGGACGTGTACGTGCCGTGTGAGGTCTGCCACGGCAAGCGCTACAATCGCGAGGCGCTTGAGATTGAATACAAGGACAAGAACATCGCCGATGTCCTCGACATGACAGTCGAAGAATCACTGGAGTTTTTCGCGAACATCCCGAAGATCCGCAACAAGATGCAGACGCTCTACGATGTCGGCCTCGGTTACGTCCATCTCGGCCAACCTGCCACGCAGTTGTCTGGCGGCGAGGCACAGCGCGTCAAGTTGGCGTCCGAGCTATCGCGCCGCGCAACCGGCAAGACGCTCTACATCCTTGATGAGCCGACGACTGGATTGCACTTCGCAGACATTGAACGTCTGCTCGGCGTCCTCCAGCGGCTGACTGACGCTGGGAACACCGTCCTGGTCATCGAGCACAATCTTGATGTCATCAAGTCCGCCGACTGGATCATCGATCTCGGCCCGGAAGGCGGGCATCGCGGTGGCCAGATCATCGCGCAGGGGACTCCGGAAGAGGTCGCCGCCATCGCGTCGTCGTATACAGGGCAGGCGCTCCAGTCGATCCTGTCTGCACCGGCGATGGCTGCCGACTAG